GTTCCACGAAGTGCTTGAGCGCGAGCGCTTCGTAGTATTCCGCGTGCCCGATTTCCACATTCCGGCTGTGGATGAGCGGCTGGATTTTTTTCTCAAGAAGTTCGCGGTCGATTTCCGCGAATTCTGGGACGAAGGGATTTCGCCATGACTTCCCGGATTCGGCGAGGAGCCGCATGAGCGCGCCGTACCAGGTCCCGAAGCTGGGCTTTTTCCCTCCGAGCCACTCCTGACGGAGCCAGTTCAGGACTGTTTCATCAGCATCGGGAGCGGTAGCGTAGTCGCAGGCGGCGGCTATGGCGGTGTAGCGTATGGTTGACTGGGCGGTGGCGACAAGCTGTAAAGAGCGGAGGGCGTAATTCTTGCTGGAGGAGCGGGCGTAGTGGGTGAACACAGCCGAAACCGGGAAGGGCAGTTCGGCCTGGTAGCGCTGCTCATTGAGGAAGCGCTGCGCCTCGTTTTCGTTCATGGCATACCCTCCCAAATTAACCCCGCTCGTACTTCTATGAGCGGGGACCCCGCAAAGGATGGAGAATACCAGGTGAGAAAACCGTACTTAATGTAGGGGTTTAGCATGCTGAACCCCTACAATAATATATGAGTATCTTGATGGAATGCAAGATGTAAAAAAAGGAAAGAAAGAGCGAATTTCTTGGGGCGGGTTCTCTTCCCATCCCGTTCATCCTTCTATCCGGGGCATCCATGGTTCAGACGATGTAAATGAGGGTGGTTGACCAATAGTCAAATATGCGGTACGATAATAGTGCCGAATTGTGATTTTTCCTATCAAAAGGAAAACACAATTGACCGTCAGACTGAAATAAAGGTTTTGCGGTTTTTTTTATTGCTCACCAGGCCTGATTCGGCAGTACTTTCCGAGAGAGGTGGACATGCGAGAGGCTATAAAGGAGGAAATAGCTTTCGTCATGAAGCGATTAAACCACCAGCCACGAAAAACGCTTGCATTCAAGCCGGCTCATGTTATATTTATAACATATTTGATATATTTGTAAAAAACGAATCAAACGGATTAGCCCGTGTTACACTTGGAAGTTGAAACCGCGAGAGTATCCAGAGACAGAATTCACGCCACAGTGGCGTCCTCGCGGCGAGAAGATGCGGGACAACGGAAAAAGAGGTATGCGATGGGAGACAAAGGCAAGAAGGATAAGGACAAGAGTCAGAAACAGAAGAAAAATAAAGAGGAACAAAAGAAAAAAAAGGAGCAGGAGAAGCAACCGAGCGGAATCCCCTGGCAGAGGGGCAAGTAATGACTATTGCATTACGATATGAATGAGGGGAATGTCGGTTTCATTGTTATTTCGAGAAATTAAACCATTTAAATTTGTGATGAATAATTATGTCAAAACTCTCTATAAATACCTTTTCACGCGAAAATGCCACGCTCGAAAGATATCTTCATGAAATTGGGAATGAGGTTCTCGTTACAAAAGATAAAGAAGTTGAGTTGGCACGTGAGATACGAAACGGTTCCCTCAAAGCCCTGGATACCTTAATAAAAGCAAATCTTCGTTTTGTTGTGAGCGTAGCCAAGGGATATCAGAATCAAGGCATGTCATTATGCGACTTAATCAATGAAGGAAACCTGGGTCTTATTAAAGCAGCGAAGCGGTTCGATGAAACCAAAGGTTTCAAATTTATCTCGTACGCTGTTTGGTGGATACGACAGGCTATTCTGTCAGGTCTAGCTGAACAGTCGCGTATTGTCAGGCTCCCGCTGAACAGAGTCGGTGCATTACACAAGATCGGCAAAACATCGAAAAGTCTTGAACAGGAATTCGGACGTGAACCAACAGCAAACGAAATAGCTGACGAGCTTGGAATGAGCCCGCACGAGGTCGTGGACAATCTCAATATATCGTCCCGGCACCTTTCACTGGACGCGCCTTTCAACGATGGCGAGGACAATAAGTTACTCGATGTACTTTATGATAAATACCAGCCCTCTCCAGATGAGAAGACCATGGAATATTCGCTCAAACTGGAGATAGAGAAGGCGCTTTCAACGCTGACCGACCGCGAGGCGGAAGTGATCAGGCTGTATTTCGGTATCAACCGCGACAATCCTTTAACACTTGAGGATATCGGCAATATATTCAAGCTAACGCGCGAGCGTGTGCGTCAGATTAAAGAGAAGGCATTGAATCGTCTCAGGCATCAGAGCAGAAGTAAAAAATTAAGAACATTTTTAACTGATCTCGTCCCCGAACATTGATCCTGATGGTATGTTAGTAAACGGATCATAGTTTTTCCAACGGTTGATGTTCTAAAAATACCCTGCGATTATGAATTCTCATTAAAATTCAGATTGCCGTGTTCCAAAATCCGGAGAAGCAGATCGAACAAAGCCCGGACGCCACCATCCACCTGTTCTAGGGGGAATAGTGCCGAATTGTGATTTTTTCCGTAGGGGAAAACACAATTGACCGCCAGACCAAAACAAGGTTTGGCGGTTTTTTTATGCAGTCAGCGAACCTATCAGTAAATATTCGAAATATTTTAAAAAATAACTTGCTTGAAGTGTTTGAATGTAACATCATGAACTTGACAACAAAAATACCGGGAGTTGTTAGCCCCCATGATTTTGATATGGGGAATGTCTGTTGAGAACATACACCCGTATTCCGTGTACAGTGGAGGGAAAGGCCATGAAAAAACTCTTATTGATTCTCCTGTCCATCTTTTTCACAATTTCGACTTCTAGTGCGGGGTATGGCGCAGCTGAAATCTCAGGAACTATTCACTACACGGGCGCCCAGACCGGCAAGACAGTTGTGGCCGCCTTTACCAGTCCTGACTTTCAGCATGACCCAACAGCCATAATTGAATTGGATTCTCCGGGCAGCTATACAATTTTAGGGCTTGCCGATGGGATGTATTATATCGCTTCGATTCTGTCAACTCCAACTCAAGGTGGTACTCAGGGTGAATATGATATACAGAAGACCGATCCCTGGGGTATCTACGGAACATGGGGGAATCCCACCCCTGTTACGATAACAGGCGGGAAGGGTGTATCCGGTGTGGGTATCACCCTGATTGACGGCACCGAAGAAAATCCCAATCCTTTCTACGAGGAGGAGGAACTATATTCTGCAGCATCGAATTCACAAAACTGGAATTGGCCTGATGGAAAGCATTATATGGTCCAATTTGAAGTCGATGATGAGGATCATAAAGCGACCTCGGTAAAGATTACCGGTCCCGGGATCACCGGCTCCTTAATGCTCGATTATGATAATAATGAAAAGCGTTGGAATTCATGGCGCACAAATAAGAGTTTGGACTTCGGCAGCAGCCCGCCGACTCCACCGCTTATCTATACATTCACTATTGTTGACCCTGAATCTACAACGGTGAAAACCGATGTAGTGGAAAGTTTTGTAAGCGTTTATGCTACCAACCTTTCACCATCAAAAGGAGAGACGATAACAGGTCCGCTGATCTTTTCCTGGAGAGGGGTCGGTCTAGACTACTATACCTATTCGGTTGAACTTCATGATGTGCAAGGAAACAATGTATGAGATTCTGACGACTTGATAACGACATCCGTACGATATGATGGACCGGCTCTGAAACGCGATGCGGAATACTCCTACTGGGTAGAAGTAGGGGATGAGTACGGAAATTCATCTTTTAATATGGAGAGCTTTGTATATCATACCGTCGGAACCGGTTCAATCTCCGGGAATATTTCTTACACGGGCGCCCAGACCGGCAAGACAGTTGTGGCCGCCTTTACCAGTCCAGACTTTCAGCATGACCCAACAGCCATAATTGAATTGGATTCTCCAGGAGCCTATACCATTTCAGGTCTCATCGATGCAACATATTATGTAGTTTCTGTTCTGTCAAATCCAGTTCAGGGTGATGATCAAGGTGAATATGATGTACAGAAGACCGATCCTTGGGGAGTATACGGGACGTGGGGAAATCTCACCCCTGTTACCATAACCGGCGGGAATGGTATATCCGGTATAAATATTACCCTGGTTGACGGCACCGAAGACCATCCCAATCCTTTCTACGAGGAGGAGGAACTATATTCTGCAGAATCGAAGTCACATAACTGGCAGTACGGAAAGCATTATTTTGTCGATTTTGAAGTTGGGGATTCAGATCATAAAGCGGCCTCGGTAGAGGTTACCGGTCCCGGGATCACCGGCTCCTTAATGCTCGATTATGATAATAATGAAAAGCGTTGGAATTCATGGTACAAAAGTAAGAGTTTGGACTTAGGCAGCAGCCCGCCGACTCCACCACTGACCTATACATTCACTATCGTAGACCCTGATTCTACAACGGTGAAAACCGATGTGGTGGAAAGTTTTGTAAGCGTATATGCTACCAATCTTTCACCATCAAAAGGAGATACGATAACCGGTTCGCTTATCTTTTCATGGAGAGGGGTCGGTTTAGGCTACACCTATTCGGTTGAACTTCATGATGCGCAAGGGAACCAGGTATGGGATTCTGACGACTTGAGAACGACATCCGTACGGTATGATGGACCTGCCCTGATACGCGATGCGGAATACTCCTACTGGGTCAAAGTGCAGGATGCATACGGGAATTCATCATATGCTGATCAGAGCTTTGTATATCATGCCTCCGGAACCGGGATTACTCTCCATCCTTCAGTTTTTTCTCTTTCCCAGAATTTCCCGAACCCATTCAATCCAGTTACTACGATTGAGTTTTCTGTTCCTCGCTCAGAATTCGTTACCCTGAGAGTGTTTAATACACTCGGGGAAGAGGTTGCAAGACTGGTCGACGGGAAAGTCACTTCAGGGAGTCATACGATTGCGTGGAATGCTTCCGGCTTCGCAAGCGGTTTATATTTCTATCGGTTGGAAGCAGGCTCAAAAATACTTACGAAGAAACTCCTCCTGCTGAAATAATGAATCCACCTTTAAAGAAGGTAGCAGTCTATTGATAAACCGCCAAACATGATGTTTGGCGGTTTTTTGGGGGGGAAATTTCTGTTGACAAACCCGAATCTTTATACTATCACCGCAGCAGGTTCACCTTTCACTAGATACATGAACTTTTTTTAATTTTATACTCTCCAATAACTCAAAGTAATAAAACCATTTACCTCCATTTCATTCGTTTCCTCTATCCCATTCATCCTTCCATCCCGCCCATCCGAGGTTCAGACAATCTATTTGCATTACATCTTGAACCGCTCGCCCAAATAGATTTTCCGGGCGTCCGGATCGTTTGCCAGAAATTCTGAAGAGCCCGTGGTGAGTATGGTGCCTTCCGCAATGATATAAGCCCGGTCGGTGATTTCAAGGGTCTCGCGGACATTGTGGTCGGTGATCAGGATGCCAAGTCCTTTCCGCCTCAGACTGGCCACGATGTTCTGAATGTCCTCGACCGCGATGGGATCGATCCCGGGCGAAGGGTTCATCGAGGAGGATGAATTTAGGCTGAGTTACCAGGGCGCGGGCTATCTCGACTCTCCTCCGCTCCCCCCCGGAGAGGGTGTATGCTTCGCTTTTACGGATGTGGGCGACTCCAAGCTCTTCGAGAAGCTGGTTAAGCCTTTCTTTCCGCTCACGGCGATTGTATCTCATGGTCTGCAGGATGGCCATGATGAAAGATATTTTTCAGGCAAAGGGGGTGAGTTTTTTATTACTGTAAATCTTCAAAAAAGCAGTGGCTGCTTTCGTCACACGAGGAATTTATACCGCCGTGTTCCAGAATCCCTAGAAGCAGAACGAGCAAAGCACGGACGCCAACATTCACCTGCTTGAAGGGGATTGACGTATAGTCAACTCGGAGGTACGATAATAGTGCCGGATTGTGATTTTTCCTGTATGGGAAAACACAAGCGACCGCCAAACTGAAACAAGGTTTGGCGGTTTTTTTTAAAATTTTAGCCTTATTGAAAAAAGTTATTGACATACGTGTTTTAATTTAAAATATTATAGAGACCGACCGGTTGGTCTCTTTAAACTGAAGAGAAATGCCTATGAAAACCAGAAAAACGAACACAAAAAAGCGAGTACTTGATGGGGCGACACGTCTCATTCATACGAAAGGATTTCGTGCTACCAGCGTCGGGGAGATTATCTCTGCAGCGGGGATAAGAAAGGGTGGTTTATACCATCATTTCCTGAGCAAAGACCAAATCGGTTTGGAAGTGCTGGAGTGTATGAAACGGAAGTTCATGGAGTTTCTTGAGGAGACTTTATCCGGCAACCAACCTGGTGAAGCGCTCGAGTTTTTTTTTAATTCTGTACTTTTGAAACATAAGGAAGCCGGATTTGTGGGTGGCTGCATCTTTGGGAACATGGCTTTGGAAATGGCGGATGACAATAAAATTTTCGCTGAGACAACGGCACGGGTTTTTTCCAACTGGATACAGAAAATTGAAAATGTTGTCCATGCTGCACAGGAAAATTCGCAGGTACGGAGAGATATTCCTGCCCGGTTGCTTGCTCAACACATCGTCATGGCAATCGAAGGTGGGATCATGTTGTCAAGATTAACCAAAGATGAAACCCCGTTAAAGGAGTGCTTGGAGTTGTTGAGAAAAATGCTTCAGCTTCAATTGTCCGTGAATTCTGGTTTAAATTCGCAGGAGAAGTCATGATGAGAAAGAGAACAGTGAATGCAGGTCTGATGTTGGTGGTCGCGGTGGTTACGGACTTTGGATTTCCCACCGCATCCCTATCCCAGGAAATTATGAATACGAAGGATAATTTCATTGTGTATGAGGCGAACGGGCCGCGGTCGTTCATCCTTTCGCGGGCGAGAGGTAACTTTGTGGCCTTGCATTTTCTCCTGAAGACGACCTGTCCATACTGCATGAAACATACTTACGAGTATGCCGTGCGTGCGCACGAAGTTCCCGGCGTGCACCACGTGTTCCTCAAGCCCGACACGGACGAGGAAATCAAGGCTTGGAGCGGCCTGATGGATGCCAGCTACGCGGTAAAAACCGATTCCTCCTGTTATGTCCCGCCGATCATCTACCGCGATCCCGACGCCGCTCTTGCAATAGTATTCGCCATACCGACCGGGTATGCGTTCCATAACCAGGTTGTGAATTACCCGGCCCTTGTCATTCTGGACCCGTACGGGAAGGAAGTGTTCCGTTATGTGGGGAAAAGCAACGCTGACAGATATACATTCGACCAATTCATCACAAAAATGACCGAGTTGAGAAAGCAGGCGCAAAGCAAGTGACATGGGCTGAAACGGCCGGCTTTCCCAGTGGAAACCGCCGGAGCAATATATCACTAAATATATTATAATTGTAATATATCTTGATTTCACCCGGAGGATACGATGAACAGCCACAATCGACGCGATTTTCTCAAATGGGGGGCCGCCGGCGCCGGCATGATACCACTCGGCCCCGTCCTTCCCGTGGAAGCATTGGAGCGTGAGGAGCAGATGAAACACTCGGAAGACCACCATCAAGGTGTCCTCCTGGAACCGGAGCACACCGCCATTTTGGCGCGGGGAATACAGGAATTGGGCAACATGACAAAGGGACTGCGGTTGCAACCCCTCCGGTCGGATACCTATCCGAATCCTTTAACCGGCCTCTTCTACACAGAAATTCCTGACCCGGAGCAGGTCCGGCGTGATGCCGAGGCGACGCTCGAAACAAACCCGATGGATTCCCTCGACCGGGTGCTCGTTCTTCTGGAATTGTACGCATGCAATCAGTCCGATATCGGAACACTGGTCCCGGATGACATGCGGTTTGTCGGGGACGCTTTCAACTCAAAGCGTATGAACGGATGGATCGCCGTCCTGGGAAACACGAATACCGAAACCCTGGAATCACACCTGAACGAAAAATGGCAGTTCCGTTTCTTCCGGAGCAAAAATTCCGCCGTCGGGGTGTATGCGCTTCTCAATATGCTGGTCCGGTATGCCCATGTGTATGGGAGGACAAGATGCGGCGCAGGCCACGACCACTTCATGGATCACCAGCATCCGGGAGAGCCGCTCGACCTTCATGGCATGACCCATTTCATCGACGAGCACTGCCCCGGATTGCTCGTCTGCTCCGGCGAACTGAGCGATCTCGAACTGGCTCTTTCTCTCGCGACGATGCGGATGGGGGTCCCGGCAATCGTACCGTCTAACTATCCCTTTCCGCTCGGCAAGGTCATCCAGGCCGACCGGTTGGAAGACATCCGCAATTCGGCGGTGCTCTTTCCAAATATCCGACGGCTGCTCGATGTTCCGGAGATTCCGGCCCTGCCCGACTTCTGCGATCCCTCCAACCGGAGCCGGGAATTCGATACGAGCGCGGTCTGGGGCGACACTGCGGAGAGCTTCTACATTCTCCGGAAAGGAAAAGTGGAAAAGACCGGATTCGAGGTCATCGGCGTCCCCGGCGGCCCACTTGGAATCGTGGTGACCGTGGAAGGAGAGCCTCTGGACGCTTTCGATTGCCGTTACATCGAACGGACCATCGTGTCTAGTCTGTCCCAAGTCCCGGGAGTGAAAGCCGCCTTTACGGGAGACCGGTTGAAAGTTTCCCTTTCCAAAGAAGCGAAATTGCAACCCGGAAGGATCGGCGAGACACTGATCGCCGCTGCGCTTCACGAGTTCCCCCGGTTGAAAATGGTCCACACCGCGATCATTTTCGACCATGAAAAGTTGAGGGCGCGGGCTGAATCCGTTGTCGAAGAAAAGAATCGCCGGGAGAGAGAAGCCGCCGAGACAACCGAGGAAACCATGGAGATGTTCTATTCCTGCACGGGATGCTCGCCCTTCGCCCCGAACCACATGTGTGTCCTGACTCCCCAGCGGTCGCCGCAATGCGGACGGCCGTACGAGATGATCAAAACCGGCGCACTCTATGGTTTCGATGACATGACAAACATTCATCACAGCATCCAGCACCGTCACCTCAATTCATTCCAGGTGTTTCCGAAAGGGATATGCCTCGACCCGATGAAAGGGGAATGGTCAGGTGCCAACGAGCAGATACAGCGGCTCACCTTTGGCCGCACACGGCGGGTTCTCCTCCACACCCTGCAAGACAACCCTCACACGGGGTGCGGGTGCTTCAACCTGATCCTGTTCGAGACCGACAAGCCGCGCAAGGGAATCGGCATTATGGACCGGGCTTTCAAAGGCGCCTGCCCGGACGGCCGCGTGTGGAAGGACCTTCACTATGCCCTGGGCGGGAAACAGGCCCCCGGATTTGCAGGGGCATCATACCCGTACCTCGTTTCTAAAAAATTCCTGCAGGGTGACGGCGGCTGGAAAAGCGTGGTATGGGTCAGCCCGAATGTGGCTAAAACGGTGGATGTAATCATTCCCGATACGGTGATGGTTGGATGATATCACAAAATGGTTCATTAAACTGATGAGAAGCGAACCAACGCCCAGGGTGCCGAAATTCCTCTGGGCTATTGATGAGCGCAAATGCCTGAATAACAATGAAATACAAACCTTGCGAGCAGCCTGCAACAGGGCCAGACTGCATGGTGTGCGTCATGGTAAATTCACAAGGATCGAGAGAGAAACGCTGATGTTTCACATACTCCTGTACACTTCTTCAAGCGCCGGGGCAATTCTGGCGAACACCTTCTCGTACCACTCCCTGTATTCCTAGTGGCGGCCTGATCCGGCAGTACTTTCCGAAAGGGAGGGACCTGCGCGAGGACAGCATTTTCATTTCCGTCCGTAGTATTCCTGGAGTGATACAGGAACATACATCTCGCTTATTATTCCCTCGATTCCTTCCACACTCGCTTTTGCAGCCTCAATTGTCGTAACATAGGGGATTCTTCGTTGTATTGCCGCCATGCGTATAAAGCTATCATCATCCGTGCTGTCCTCACCAAGAGGTGTATTGATGATGAGGTGTATATCACCATTTATAATAGCATCGAGGATATGCGGTCGTTCCTCGCTGAGTTTGTTGATTTTATTATTCTGCACGTTGTTCGAGTCAAGGAAACGGCTTGTATTTTCCGTTGCAAGAATGGTGAATCCCAAAGTCTCAAGTTTGCGGGCTATCGGCGCCATAGCTTTTTTATCCATGTCGTTCACGGTTATAAGGACGTTGCCCGAGGTCGGCAACTTGGAACCGACGGATAGCTGTGCCTTGTAGAAGGCAAGACCGAACGAGTCTGCGATACCCATGACCTCACCTGTCGCCCTCATCTCAGGACCGAGAAGGGGATCCACTTCCGGAAACATAATGAAGGGGAAGACCGCTTCCTTTACACCGACATAGGTAACTTCTCTTTTCCGCAACTTGGGAAAGTCCTTAATCTTTTTCCCAAGCATAAGTTTCGTGGCTATCCGTGCCATGTTGATGTTCAGTATCTTTGATACAATCGGAACAGTCCGTGAAGCCCGCGGATTAGCCTCGAGAATGTAAACGATATCATTGCATACCGCGAACTGGATATTGATGATGCCCACGACATTCAGTTCCCTGGCTATTTGCTCTGTGTAACGCTCAACTGTTTCGAGATGGTCTTGATGTATCGTTCTCGATGGCAGTACACAGGCTGAATCTCCCGAATGAATGCCGGCACGTTCAATGTGTTCCATGACCGCGCCCACAAAGACCTCTTCCCCGTCGGAAAGCGCATCCACCTCTATCTCCACTGCCTCTTCCAGGAAACGGTCTATCAACATCGGATATTCAGGAGTGATGTGGATAGCTTCTTTAGTATACTTCCTCAGCATATCTTCGGTGTAAACTATCTTCATCCCCCTGCCACCGAGGACAAATGAGGGACGGACCATCAGGGGGTATCCGATTTTTTCCGCGATGGCAAGAGACTCTTCAAGCGACCGGGCGGCGCCGCTTTCTGGCTGGTTGATGCCAAGTGTAATCATGCGCTCGCGGAAGTATTCCCGGTCCTCGGCAAGGCGTATGCTTTCCGGGGATGTTCCCAGTATCCTAACGCCATTGTCTTTCAGTTCCTGGGCAATATTGAGCGGGGTTTGCCCACCGAATTGAACGATAATACCATCGGGGCTCTCTTTCTCGTAAATGGCAAGTACATCCTCGACAGTAAGCGGTTCGAAATACAGCTTGTCAGAAGTGTCATAATCGGTTGAGACTGTTTCCGGATTGCAATTGACCATGATCGTTTCTATGTTTTCCTCGCGGAGAGCGAGCGCTGCATGGACACAGGTATAATCGAACTCGATACCCTGCCCTATTCTGTTGGGCCCACCCCCGAGGATCATTATTTTACGTTTTTTCGATACAGGAACTTCATCTGCTCCGCCGGAATAGGATGAATAGTAGTACGCCGCATTATCGACTCCACTGACGGGGACTGCGTGATAGGTCGCTCTCTTGCCCAAAGTGATTCTTCGTTCACGCACCTCTTTCTCACATACGCCGAACATCCTGGCGAGATACTTGTCAGAAAAATTATAGTCCTTAGCCTTGACCAGCATTGCATCGGGTAGAGCCATCCAATCATATTCCGCAAGGCTCTCTTCAAAACGAACCATTTCAAGCATCTCCGAAATGAACCACCGCCCGATATGGGTCATCTGGTACATTTCATCAACACTCATTCCCTTGCGGAGGGCTTCGTACATCAGGAAAACCCTTTTGCTGGAGGGCATATAGAGACGGGTTTTCAACTCGTCGAGCGAGAGTTCCCTGAACTCTTTGTCATACCCGAGTCCATACTTGTTGATTTCCAACGAGCGTATCGACTTTTGGAAAGCTTCTTTGAATGTTTTCCCGATGCTCATGACTTCTCCGACTGCTTTCATCTGTGTTCCAAGAATGTCTTGTGCTTGAGGGAATTTTTCAAATGCCCATCGGGCAAATTTCACCACAACGTAGTCTCCGCTCGGTTCGTACTTTTCGAGCGTTCCCTCCTTCCAGTAGGGGATTTCGTCCATGGTGACACCTATCGCAAGCTTTGAAGATATTCGGGCGATAGGGAAACCCGTCGCCTTTGAAGCAAGCGCCGAGGATCGTGAGGTCCGGGGATTGATCTCAATTACAACCAAGTGCCCGGTTTCCTTATGGTGGGCAAATTGAATGTTCGTCCCCCCGATGACACCGATGGCATCGACTATTTTATACGATATCTCCTGCATGCGTTTTTGGAGAGATTCCGGGACTGTCAACATGGGAGCCACACAAAAACTGTCGCCGGTATGAATCCCCATCGCATCGACATTCTCGATGAAACAGACAGTTATTTTCTGATTCTTGGCATCGCGGACGACTTCGAGTTCGAGTTCCTCCCAGCCAATGATAGCTTCCTCTATCAGAACCTGGGTAATCAAGCTGGCCGCAAGTCCCCTGGTCGCTATGGTCTGCACTTCCTTGATATTATATGCGATGCCGCCGCCGGTGCCGCCGAGTGTGTATGCGGGGCGAATCACGACAGGGCATGTCAGTTCCTCGGCGATAGCCGCCGCTTCTTCAACTGTCGTACATGCCCTGGAACGAGGAACCGGGATACCCAGTGCCGACATCGTTTTTTTGAAGGCAATCCGATCTTCGCCACGCTCGATGGCATCGGCTTTCACCCCGACAATTTCCACTCCATACCGCTCCAGTATCCCTCGCCGGGACAGTTCCGCTGCCAGATTCAGGCCTGTTTGGCCGCCGAGGTTCGGCAGCAAAGCGTCCGGACGCTCCTTTTCGATAATCTTTTCTAAACTCTCGGGAGTCAAAGGTTCGATGTATGTAATATCGGCAGTGCTGGGATCGGTCATGATGGTTGCAGGATTCGAATTGACCAGAACTATTTCGTACCCTTCTTCCCGTAACGCCTTGCATGCCTGAGTGCCAGAATAGTCGAATTCACAAGCCTGTCCAATAATAATTGGTCCTGATCCAATGATGAGAATCTTTTGTAAGTCAGATCGTTTCGGCATAGCTGTCCCTTTGAAGTAATTTTGATTGCTCCGAACGGAGCAATAATTTGGTTTTTTTCAAAATTAACCATTCCTGTTGTTTTGCACAACACAATTATATGCGTACCTCTAGTTTGTGAAAACAATAATATACGAAAACCCGGAGAAGCAGAACGAACAAAGTCCGGACGCCAC
This genomic interval from Candidatus Latescibacter sp. contains the following:
- the carB gene encoding carbamoyl-phosphate synthase large subunit translates to MPKRSDLQKILIIGSGPIIIGQACEFDYSGTQACKALREEGYEIVLVNSNPATIMTDPSTADITYIEPLTPESLEKIIEKERPDALLPNLGGQTGLNLAAELSRRGILERYGVEIVGVKADAIERGEDRIAFKKTMSALGIPVPRSRACTTVEEAAAIAEELTCPVVIRPAYTLGGTGGGIAYNIKEVQTIATRGLAASLITQVLIEEAIIGWEELELEVVRDAKNQKITVCFIENVDAMGIHTGDSFCVAPMLTVPESLQKRMQEISYKIVDAIGVIGGTNIQFAHHKETGHLVVIEINPRTSRSSALASKATGFPIARISSKLAIGVTMDEIPYWKEGTLEKYEPSGDYVVVKFARWAFEKFPQAQDILGTQMKAVGEVMSIGKTFKEAFQKSIRSLEINKYGLGYDKEFRELSLDELKTRLYMPSSKRVFLMYEALRKGMSVDEMYQMTHIGRWFISEMLEMVRFEESLAEYDWMALPDAMLVKAKDYNFSDKYLARMFGVCEKEVRERRITLGKRATYHAVPVSGVDNAAYYYSSYSGGADEVPVSKKRKIMILGGGPNRIGQGIEFDYTCVHAALALREENIETIMVNCNPETVSTDYDTSDKLYFEPLTVEDVLAIYEKESPDGIIVQFGGQTPLNIAQELKDNGVRILGTSPESIRLAEDREYFRERMITLGINQPESGAARSLEESLAIAEKIGYPLMVRPSFVLGGRGMKIVYTEDMLRKYTKEAIHITPEYPMLIDRFLEEAVEIEVDALSDGEEVFVGAVMEHIERAGIHSGDSACVLPSRTIHQDHLETVERYTEQIARELNVVGIINIQFAVCNDIVYILEANPRASRTVPIVSKILNINMARIATKLMLGKKIKDFPKLRKREVTYVGVKEAVFPFIMFPEVDPLLGPEMRATGEVMGIADSFGLAFYKAQLSVGSKLPTSGNVLITVNDMDKKAMAPIARKLETLGFTILATENTSRFLDSNNVQNNKINKLSEERPHILDAIINGDIHLIINTPLGEDSTDDDSFIRMAAIQRRIPYVTTIEAAKASVEGIEGIISEMYVPVSLQEYYGRK
- a CDS encoding TetR/AcrR family transcriptional regulator, with translation MKTRKTNTKKRVLDGATRLIHTKGFRATSVGEIISAAGIRKGGLYHHFLSKDQIGLEVLECMKRKFMEFLEETLSGNQPGEALEFFFNSVLLKHKEAGFVGGCIFGNMALEMADDNKIFAETTARVFSNWIQKIENVVHAAQENSQVRRDIPARLLAQHIVMAIEGGIMLSRLTKDETPLKECLELLRKMLQLQLSVNSGLNSQEKS
- a CDS encoding redoxin domain-containing protein → MMRKRTVNAGLMLVVAVVTDFGFPTASLSQEIMNTKDNFIVYEANGPRSFILSRARGNFVALHFLLKTTCPYCMKHTYEYAVRAHEVPGVHHVFLKPDTDEEIKAWSGLMDASYAVKTDSSCYVPPIIYRDPDAALAIVFAIPTGYAFHNQVVNYPALVILDPYGKEVFRYVGKSNADRYTFDQFITKMTELRKQAQSK
- a CDS encoding T9SS type A sorting domain-containing protein; translation: MITTSVRYDGPALKRDAEYSYWVEVGDEYGNSSFNMESFVYHTVGTGSISGNISYTGAQTGKTVVAAFTSPDFQHDPTAIIELDSPGAYTISGLIDATYYVVSVLSNPVQGDDQGEYDVQKTDPWGVYGTWGNLTPVTITGGNGISGINITLVDGTEDHPNPFYEEEELYSAESKSHNWQYGKHYFVDFEVGDSDHKAASVEVTGPGITGSLMLDYDNNEKRWNSWYKSKSLDLGSSPPTPPLTYTFTIVDPDSTTVKTDVVESFVSVYATNLSPSKGDTITGSLIFSWRGVGLGYTYSVELHDAQGNQVWDSDDLRTTSVRYDGPALIRDAEYSYWVKVQDAYGNSSYADQSFVYHASGTGITLHPSVFSLSQNFPNPFNPVTTIEFSVPRSEFVTLRVFNTLGEEVARLVDGKVTSGSHTIAWNASGFASGLYFYRLEAGSKILTKKLLLLK
- a CDS encoding RNA polymerase sigma factor RpoD/SigA, with the protein product MSKLSINTFSRENATLERYLHEIGNEVLVTKDKEVELAREIRNGSLKALDTLIKANLRFVVSVAKGYQNQGMSLCDLINEGNLGLIKAAKRFDETKGFKFISYAVWWIRQAILSGLAEQSRIVRLPLNRVGALHKIGKTSKSLEQEFGREPTANEIADELGMSPHEVVDNLNISSRHLSLDAPFNDGEDNKLLDVLYDKYQPSPDEKTMEYSLKLEIEKALSTLTDREAEVIRLYFGINRDNPLTLEDIGNIFKLTRERVRQIKEKALNRLRHQSRSKKLRTFLTDLVPEH